One stretch of Leadbetterella byssophila DSM 17132 DNA includes these proteins:
- a CDS encoding TlpA family protein disulfide reductase: MNVKNYVRALLCLYLTILLPICNVHAQAFKVGDTLPEELWNMPLQVVNHPEGKETITLKEYKDKLIILDFWATWCGSCIKSLDKMDSLQKEFAGKLVVVPITYESAIKAIPLILKRGLLLPSVVNDSILKQFFPHESIPHQVWIKDSSVMAITGPAYTFRENIENVLKNKEVKIVMKEEEDPHFNPKDIIIPSETSFIESGLLRKTRFSGTRMGISSHGFYYYNTSIRHLFIAAYRNQFPFINAPNRIIVEASDPWKVNFPPKPTTTEEAKRYEKWKQENMYTYYLRFAKPQTRETILKMAQSDLQNYFGQIENLTAVIEKRKTLCLILKPSANRPQAYKAVNTFRIREFVDLQSAIPVIDETGNPPSRTPLNYENIPVDYENLKVFFSSLGIDLTKEYRDIEMMIIKDKQQ, encoded by the coding sequence GTGAACGTAAAAAACTACGTAAGGGCATTACTATGCCTTTATCTTACTATTCTTCTGCCAATATGTAATGTCCACGCTCAGGCGTTTAAAGTGGGGGACACCCTACCTGAGGAGCTGTGGAACATGCCACTTCAGGTGGTAAATCACCCGGAGGGGAAAGAGACCATTACCCTGAAGGAGTATAAGGACAAACTTATTATCCTGGATTTCTGGGCGACTTGGTGTGGCTCCTGCATAAAATCTCTCGATAAGATGGACAGCTTGCAAAAAGAGTTTGCAGGAAAGCTAGTTGTGGTTCCTATTACGTATGAAAGCGCGATAAAGGCTATACCCTTGATTTTGAAAAGAGGCTTACTGTTACCAAGCGTGGTAAACGATAGCATACTCAAACAATTTTTCCCGCATGAGAGTATTCCACACCAGGTATGGATAAAAGATAGCAGTGTGATGGCCATTACAGGTCCAGCCTACACATTTCGAGAGAATATCGAAAACGTTCTGAAAAATAAAGAGGTTAAGATAGTTATGAAAGAAGAGGAGGATCCACATTTTAACCCCAAAGACATCATTATCCCCTCAGAAACTTCATTTATTGAGTCTGGGCTACTCAGAAAGACACGTTTTTCAGGAACGCGTATGGGAATCTCCTCCCATGGGTTCTATTATTACAATACTTCTATTAGACACCTCTTCATAGCTGCTTATCGAAATCAGTTTCCGTTTATTAATGCCCCCAACCGTATTATTGTTGAAGCCTCTGACCCCTGGAAGGTTAATTTTCCTCCAAAACCTACCACTACAGAAGAGGCTAAACGATATGAAAAGTGGAAGCAGGAAAATATGTACACTTACTACCTGCGCTTTGCAAAGCCTCAAACGAGAGAGACGATCTTAAAAATGGCTCAATCTGATCTGCAAAACTACTTTGGGCAAATCGAAAATCTGACAGCCGTTATTGAGAAAAGAAAAACCTTGTGTCTTATTCTAAAACCAAGTGCAAACCGCCCACAGGCCTATAAGGCGGTCAATACTTTCAGAATAAGGGAATTTGTTGATTTGCAATCCGCAATTCCGGTGATTGACGAAACGGGGAATCCCCCATCACGTACACCCTTAAATTATGAAAATATACCTGTGGACTATGAGAACCTTAAGGTCTTCTTTTCTTCGCTCGGCATTGACCTGACTAAAGAATACAGAGATATAGAAATGATGATCATTAAAGATAAACAACAATGA
- a CDS encoding helix-turn-helix domain-containing protein: MSKINRLSEVFDQKGVRNNDIVKLLRVRKETVSRWVHNKQQPDLHKLYLIAEYLRVDIRELLHPSDWSKSKVEPFS, translated from the coding sequence ATGAGCAAAATTAATCGGCTGTCAGAAGTATTTGACCAAAAAGGCGTACGCAACAATGACATTGTAAAGCTATTAAGAGTTAGGAAGGAAACTGTATCTCGATGGGTTCACAATAAACAACAGCCTGACCTCCACAAACTTTACCTCATAGCGGAATATCTTAGGGTAGACATCAGAGAGCTACTTCATCCTTCTGATTGGTCTAAAAGCAAGGTAGAACCGTTTAGCTGA
- a CDS encoding outer membrane beta-barrel family protein — protein MKSFLWCLIFTSLFIFRGLGVKGQSITTVRLSILDSIDHTEISTAVIKLYEGDIKAVDSIFVDSKGLITTQLISERNYRFVITAVGYQTYVKTFTIPFSDVILNLGNIYLVRDSKILNEVVIKGSRPLVKPTIEGLEYSVSDDPENTTKNLLDILKKVPLLSVNNNEKVLMKGSTDFKFYINGRPAQSLQGNPESVLKSMPASSIKKVEIISHPSSRYDAEGVNGIVNIITKKNLNNGYSGTIGASYDYPIGPGLNGALSIRRGKIAISESAGYNRQHQPDLSQGTIQDNVQGFQLINQYGTKKSRGYYMFSTTDISIDIDTLNLLTASFTYYNFPDRTTSIFNNILASPGNLWPLYNELIDRTLKLGNKNLSLNYQNRFKKNKDATLTASYNYLRLNNYQSNVITYSGEQNTNQQNYSQENTFGMNEHTGQIDLSYPFKKWHVEGGTKGIFRSNFSESNQNGLTNSTITPVNTNSYIHQQNILSIYNSYSFKLFSLDWKAGGRLEKTNEKAIFMSEDKKLDFDYTNFLPSFILQKNYKKLGTLNLSYNQRIQRPGIFQLNPYVDISNSLFVSTGNVNLKPAKYHNVDFTYSKYGKSSTLSSSLFFNFTNYSIQYVTYIHQDSITISHPTNSGKVRRIGDNFNYNFSKGRTNINLNGQISYLYFSGEQLGEDISNSGFTGNIYVYIGYSLNKGYRLSLNLGYSTRDLSLQGYNNERYITSASISKSLFDKKAKISLTVNNPWTRYYRNKTTINGGDFRQTNFSDSFNRTFSVNFYYNFGRLQNGVKQNDRIIINDDLKNKK, from the coding sequence ATGAAATCTTTTCTATGGTGTTTAATTTTTACTTCGCTTTTCATTTTTAGAGGTCTAGGTGTAAAAGGGCAATCAATAACTACAGTCCGTCTAAGTATTCTCGATTCAATTGATCATACGGAAATATCTACCGCGGTAATTAAATTATATGAAGGCGACATAAAGGCTGTAGATTCTATTTTTGTAGATTCGAAGGGACTGATTACCACTCAATTAATTTCAGAAAGAAACTATCGCTTTGTAATTACTGCGGTGGGATATCAAACATATGTCAAGACTTTTACTATCCCATTTTCAGATGTCATACTTAATTTAGGAAACATATACTTGGTTAGAGATTCCAAAATCCTTAATGAAGTGGTAATAAAGGGCAGCAGACCATTGGTAAAGCCAACAATAGAAGGTCTCGAATATAGTGTCAGTGATGATCCTGAGAATACCACAAAAAATCTATTAGATATATTAAAGAAAGTACCATTACTATCCGTAAATAATAATGAAAAAGTGCTAATGAAAGGCAGTACCGATTTCAAATTCTACATAAATGGAAGGCCAGCTCAATCTTTACAGGGGAATCCCGAAAGCGTATTAAAATCAATGCCTGCAAGTAGTATAAAAAAGGTTGAAATCATCTCACATCCTTCTTCAAGATATGATGCTGAAGGGGTAAATGGCATAGTCAATATTATTACGAAGAAAAATTTGAACAATGGGTACAGCGGTACAATTGGTGCATCTTACGATTATCCTATAGGACCTGGTTTAAATGGGGCACTATCCATACGACGCGGGAAGATTGCTATATCTGAAAGCGCCGGTTATAACCGACAACATCAACCTGATCTGAGTCAGGGAACCATTCAAGATAACGTACAGGGCTTTCAATTAATTAATCAATATGGCACAAAAAAATCAAGGGGATACTATATGTTCAGTACAACTGACATAAGTATCGACATAGACACCTTGAATTTATTGACAGCATCTTTCACTTACTATAACTTTCCCGACCGTACTACCAGTATTTTTAATAATATTTTAGCCAGTCCGGGAAACTTATGGCCATTATATAACGAATTAATTGATAGAACTTTAAAGCTTGGAAATAAAAATTTATCATTAAATTATCAAAATAGATTCAAGAAAAATAAGGATGCCACCTTAACTGCTTCCTATAATTATTTACGGCTTAATAATTACCAATCTAACGTAATTACCTATAGCGGAGAACAAAATACTAATCAGCAAAATTATTCACAGGAAAATACTTTTGGAATGAATGAGCATACGGGCCAAATTGACCTAAGTTATCCATTCAAGAAATGGCATGTGGAAGGTGGTACCAAGGGTATCTTCCGGTCAAACTTTAGTGAGTCTAATCAGAATGGATTGACAAATTCTACTATTACACCTGTAAATACTAATTCTTATATTCATCAACAAAATATTCTAAGCATATACAACAGCTATTCCTTCAAGTTATTCAGCCTTGACTGGAAAGCAGGGGGACGTTTGGAGAAGACAAATGAAAAGGCGATATTTATGTCAGAGGATAAAAAGCTCGATTTTGATTACACCAATTTTTTACCATCTTTTATTTTGCAGAAGAACTACAAAAAACTTGGAACGCTTAATTTGTCATATAACCAAAGGATACAGCGTCCCGGTATTTTCCAGTTAAATCCTTATGTCGATATTTCTAACAGCCTATTTGTTTCTACAGGCAATGTAAACCTAAAACCAGCGAAATATCATAATGTCGATTTTACTTATTCTAAATATGGAAAGTCGAGTACCCTTTCTTCAAGTTTATTTTTCAATTTTACAAATTATTCCATTCAATATGTTACTTACATCCATCAAGATTCCATAACAATTTCACATCCTACAAATTCCGGGAAGGTCAGAAGAATTGGTGATAATTTTAATTACAATTTTTCTAAGGGTCGAACCAATATTAATTTAAATGGACAAATCTCTTATCTTTATTTCTCAGGTGAGCAGCTTGGCGAAGACATTTCGAATAGTGGATTCACAGGCAATATTTACGTTTATATTGGCTATAGTTTGAATAAGGGGTATCGGCTTTCTCTTAATCTTGGTTATTCAACAAGGGATCTATCTTTGCAAGGATATAATAATGAAAGATACATAACCAGCGCTTCAATATCGAAGAGTTTATTTGATAAAAAGGCAAAAATAAGTCTGACAGTTAATAACCCATGGACTCGCTATTACAGAAATAAAACGACTATAAACGGTGGAGATTTCAGACAAACAAATTTCTCTGACAGCTTTAACAGAACTTTTAGCGTAAATTTTTATTATAATTTTGGCCGTTTGCAAAATGGGGTAAAGCAAAATGACAGGATTATCATCAATGACGATTTGAAAAATAAGAAATAG
- a CDS encoding vitamin K epoxide reductase family protein, protein MLKLLLNDDGTLENAGIQLTRLLKVKVTKSFIRQYLHRHSNYPSLTALSDCLSDLNIENGAFRINYDELKVYPVPLLAVVETDNQELMVVSSVEDNTISYVDKRGHNIEIYKEDFLSQWSGVVLAVNSSENSGEKNYIKQHRADLVYKAKTIAALGSILFFCIFCTIHYAMSSNDWKSTIAYAVLQLLSIFGLGVCFLLLLYEVDSENKALKKICSVKKNVNCKAVLNSKYAKLLPGLTFSEIGFAFFFGNLSLLTLASFDSSIASSLISLVKIMYVFSIIGVFISIYAQWKLIKEWCTLCLVVQSVLFIGSIISFYLYIVDGFGGLSGDIGTILTCTLFFFTIPLLLWKSMKGDFKDFFTYKSLAMELNRLKFNHPIFESILTTQKKIEKVPDTLGITLGNPDASTVVLKVCSPYCDPCAKAHPEYKKLLETYHDNIKLHIIFSASSSWEDPRSFPVKIFMAINLTKDKKLIEKALDDWYNAKEKNFEVFATKYQINVDSHEVIDQIDKMYKWTKDNDITFTPTFFINGYQMPEMYSVQDIPNFVRV, encoded by the coding sequence ATGCTTAAACTTCTCTTAAATGACGATGGAACATTAGAAAACGCAGGTATTCAACTTACACGTCTTCTAAAAGTTAAAGTAACAAAAAGCTTCATCAGGCAATACCTACATCGACATAGCAATTACCCGAGCTTGACAGCGCTGAGTGATTGTTTATCTGACTTAAATATTGAAAATGGCGCATTCAGAATAAATTATGATGAACTGAAAGTGTATCCTGTACCGTTATTAGCTGTCGTGGAAACTGATAATCAAGAACTAATGGTTGTCTCAAGTGTTGAAGATAACACAATCAGCTATGTTGATAAACGTGGTCATAATATTGAAATATATAAGGAAGATTTCTTATCACAGTGGTCGGGAGTAGTGTTGGCAGTTAACTCTTCTGAAAATAGCGGGGAAAAAAATTATATTAAGCAACATAGAGCCGATTTAGTATATAAAGCAAAAACGATTGCCGCCTTAGGCTCCATACTGTTTTTTTGCATATTCTGTACAATTCATTACGCTATGTCTAGTAATGATTGGAAAAGCACGATAGCATACGCAGTTTTACAACTACTATCCATTTTTGGTTTGGGGGTTTGCTTTCTGTTACTTCTTTATGAAGTTGACAGTGAAAATAAGGCACTAAAAAAAATCTGCTCTGTTAAGAAAAATGTAAATTGTAAAGCAGTATTAAATTCTAAATATGCAAAATTGCTGCCTGGTCTTACATTCAGCGAAATTGGATTTGCATTTTTTTTTGGAAATTTAAGCCTTTTAACACTTGCTTCGTTTGATTCTAGTATCGCAAGTTCACTTATATCGCTAGTTAAAATAATGTATGTCTTTAGTATCATTGGTGTGTTCATCTCCATATATGCACAATGGAAATTAATAAAAGAATGGTGTACGTTGTGTTTAGTGGTTCAGTCAGTGCTATTTATAGGAAGTATTATAAGTTTCTATTTATATATAGTTGATGGATTTGGAGGATTAAGTGGAGATATTGGTACGATACTAACTTGTACTCTATTCTTCTTTACAATTCCGTTGTTGTTGTGGAAATCGATGAAAGGAGATTTCAAGGATTTTTTTACTTATAAAAGCCTAGCAATGGAACTAAATAGATTGAAGTTTAATCATCCAATTTTTGAATCCATTTTAACTACTCAAAAGAAAATTGAAAAGGTTCCTGACACCTTGGGTATAACACTAGGTAACCCTGATGCATCAACTGTTGTTCTTAAAGTGTGTAGCCCATACTGTGATCCTTGCGCAAAGGCGCATCCGGAATACAAAAAATTACTCGAAACTTATCATGACAATATTAAATTGCATATCATTTTTAGTGCATCAAGTAGTTGGGAGGACCCACGTTCATTCCCTGTAAAAATATTTATGGCAATAAATCTTACTAAAGATAAAAAGCTTATAGAAAAAGCGCTAGATGATTGGTACAATGCTAAAGAGAAGAATTTTGAAGTTTTTGCGACTAAATATCAAATAAACGTAGATTCACATGAGGTTATTGACCAGATAGACAAAATGTATAAGTGGACAAAGGATAATGATATAACTTTTACTCCAACGTTTTTTATAAACGGATACCAGATGCCAGAAATGTACTCAGTGCAAGATATTCCCAATTTTGTTAGAGTATAA
- a CDS encoding DUF6625 family protein, which yields MDIRKTIKVISPYFGEWPWYFKYFLHSCSFNPGVEFLVVSDIPFEDDLPPNVKLLELSLHNFKELASEKLGFEVVINDPYKLCDFKPAYGHIFEDYLLGYDYWGHGDIDIIFGNLANFISEPVNNNYDVIYLRHDFITGYFTLFKNTGKINALYRQSKDYEKIFMNARHFCFDETNFSFTSFADGIHYSKISSEIESMMHVIKRLQENQVIQAYFDFHVIEGTPGRLTWINGSLFYKNKFEVALYHMIKFKYNTNIQKHKHVLGNNFKITPTRIIQIN from the coding sequence ATGGATATCAGGAAAACTATTAAGGTTATCAGTCCCTATTTTGGAGAATGGCCGTGGTATTTTAAATATTTTTTACATTCATGCAGCTTTAATCCCGGAGTTGAGTTCCTCGTCGTAAGTGATATTCCTTTTGAAGACGATTTACCTCCTAACGTTAAATTATTGGAACTCTCTTTACATAACTTCAAAGAATTGGCTTCTGAAAAACTCGGATTTGAGGTAGTCATAAATGACCCCTATAAACTATGCGATTTTAAGCCTGCTTATGGTCATATCTTTGAGGACTATCTTCTCGGATATGATTATTGGGGGCATGGGGATATAGATATTATCTTTGGAAATTTAGCAAATTTTATAAGCGAGCCTGTCAATAATAATTATGATGTAATATATCTTCGGCACGATTTTATAACTGGTTATTTTACTTTATTTAAAAATACGGGCAAGATTAATGCCCTTTACAGACAAAGTAAAGATTATGAAAAGATATTTATGAATGCACGCCATTTCTGTTTTGATGAAACAAATTTTTCGTTCACATCATTCGCTGACGGAATACACTATTCGAAAATCAGCTCTGAAATAGAAAGTATGATGCACGTAATAAAAAGATTGCAAGAAAATCAGGTAATTCAAGCTTATTTCGATTTTCACGTAATAGAAGGCACTCCTGGAAGGCTAACATGGATTAACGGTAGCCTTTTTTACAAAAATAAGTTTGAAGTTGCCCTTTATCATATGATAAAATTTAAATACAACACAAACATACAAAAGCATAAACATGTATTGGGCAATAATTTCAAAATAACACCAACAAGAATTATTCAGATAAATTAG
- a CDS encoding peptidase domain-containing ABC transporter: MTFGFKFTKQHDSMDCGPACLRMIFHFHGLKISRQQIYDKTDLGSTGVSLLSLADSAEKFGFESTSIRCKIEKFKEFQLPVILLWNQFHYVVLYKSSRDKYFIADPAVGKIKLTKKDFLTQWVADKQSGEGIVMLLQPKNEDYKNKKYDYSADHERVGLKKLYGHIWTYKKYFGQIIIGLFISSSIQLLLPFMTQSIVDTGIRQKNISFINLIIIGQAILIIGRLLVEIVRNRLLLYVSTHINLKILSEFWVKLMRLPLSFFQIRSSGDIFQRIADQNRIEQFLTGGTINTLFSLINLIVFSVVLYIYNSTFFFIFFSSNVLYFLWIFLFVPIRRNLDYKRFALSSNENSTTMQIILGMQDIKLSNSEILKRKEWERIQASIFNINFKGLTLNQLQQSGAFIINEGKNILITLLVSRDVVNGGITLGVMLAIQFIIGQLNSPIEQLLGFFQQAQDAKISLSRLNEIHELKEEEPSDKKFSNFLPKQSDIRFENISFSYPGNSHITVLDDVTFTIPHGKITAIVGMSGSGKSTILKLLMQFYSNYSGKIKIGENSITDIRPSRWRDNCGCVMQDGFIFNTNIANNIAIDYTAIDHDRLRRSCQVANILEFIESLPLGFNTSIGGDAQGLSQGQKQRILIARAVYKDPAFLFFDEATNALDANNEHSIVKNLYTFFEKRTVLIIAHRLSTIQYANNIIVMHEGKVVEQGSHHNLIERKGKYFELFKNQFQTTGS, encoded by the coding sequence ATGACATTTGGATTCAAATTTACTAAACAACATGATAGTATGGATTGTGGCCCTGCTTGCCTCAGGATGATATTTCATTTCCATGGTCTGAAAATAAGTCGACAACAGATATACGATAAGACAGATTTAGGATCCACTGGTGTATCATTATTGAGTCTTGCAGATTCCGCAGAGAAATTTGGGTTTGAAAGTACTTCAATTCGCTGCAAAATTGAAAAATTCAAGGAATTTCAACTACCTGTAATCCTTTTATGGAATCAATTTCATTATGTAGTTTTATATAAGTCTTCAAGAGATAAATATTTTATCGCAGATCCAGCGGTCGGGAAGATCAAATTAACTAAAAAAGATTTTCTCACTCAGTGGGTTGCTGATAAACAATCGGGTGAAGGGATTGTTATGCTTCTGCAACCAAAAAACGAGGATTACAAAAATAAAAAATATGATTATTCGGCAGATCATGAACGCGTTGGTCTAAAAAAATTGTACGGGCACATTTGGACTTATAAAAAATATTTTGGCCAAATTATAATTGGACTGTTTATCAGTAGTTCGATTCAGCTACTTTTACCATTTATGACACAGAGTATTGTAGATACTGGCATTCGCCAAAAAAATATTTCCTTTATCAACCTAATTATTATTGGCCAGGCAATTTTAATTATAGGCAGGCTACTAGTAGAAATTGTTCGGAACAGACTTCTCTTATATGTTAGTACACATATTAATTTGAAAATTCTTTCAGAATTTTGGGTGAAGCTAATGCGTTTGCCCCTAAGCTTTTTTCAAATACGTAGTTCAGGGGATATTTTTCAACGAATAGCAGATCAAAATCGCATTGAACAATTTCTAACCGGCGGTACAATTAACACATTGTTCTCTCTCATAAACTTAATTGTATTCTCAGTTGTCCTGTACATTTACAACTCTACATTTTTTTTTATATTCTTTTCAAGTAATGTGCTTTACTTTTTATGGATATTTTTGTTTGTTCCAATTAGACGCAATCTTGACTACAAACGCTTTGCTTTAAGCAGTAATGAAAACTCGACTACTATGCAAATTATTTTGGGCATGCAGGACATAAAGCTCAGCAACAGCGAAATTCTGAAGCGAAAAGAATGGGAACGCATACAAGCCTCGATATTTAATATAAACTTCAAAGGGCTAACTTTAAATCAATTACAGCAATCCGGGGCATTTATTATAAATGAAGGAAAAAATATTCTTATTACTCTTCTAGTTTCGAGAGATGTCGTCAACGGCGGCATTACTTTAGGGGTTATGTTAGCAATACAGTTCATTATCGGACAGCTCAACAGTCCGATAGAGCAATTATTGGGGTTCTTTCAACAAGCGCAGGATGCTAAAATCAGTTTGAGTAGACTAAATGAAATTCACGAACTAAAAGAAGAGGAGCCATCTGATAAAAAATTTTCTAATTTCTTGCCTAAACAATCTGATATCAGATTTGAAAACATTTCCTTTTCATACCCGGGGAATTCGCATATAACAGTCTTAGACGATGTAACATTCACCATTCCACACGGAAAAATAACTGCAATAGTGGGAATGAGTGGTAGCGGTAAGTCTACAATTTTAAAACTGCTTATGCAATTTTACTCAAACTATTCCGGAAAAATAAAAATTGGAGAAAATAGCATAACAGATATTAGACCCTCAAGATGGAGAGATAATTGCGGATGCGTAATGCAAGATGGATTTATCTTCAATACCAATATTGCAAATAATATTGCAATTGATTATACTGCTATTGATCACGACCGGTTGAGGCGGTCTTGTCAAGTTGCAAATATCCTTGAGTTTATTGAAAGTTTGCCATTGGGGTTTAATACTTCCATCGGAGGCGACGCTCAAGGTCTAAGTCAAGGTCAAAAGCAACGCATATTGATTGCTCGTGCAGTTTATAAAGATCCAGCTTTCCTTTTTTTTGATGAAGCTACGAATGCACTGGACGCCAATAATGAGCATTCAATTGTTAAAAATTTGTATACTTTTTTCGAGAAAAGAACTGTGCTAATTATAGCACATCGTCTTAGCACTATACAATATGCAAACAATATCATTGTCATGCATGAGGGGAAGGTTGTAGAACAAGGGAGTCACCACAACCTTATCGAGCGAAAAGGCAAGTATTTTGAGCTATTCAAAAATCAATTTCAAACAACTGGGTCATGA
- the ltrA gene encoding group II intron reverse transcriptase/maturase — protein MIDYYETKQHPITKKMVLDAYRKVRANKGSAGIDTQSLEQFEERLADNLYKIWNRMTSGSYHPKAVREVQIPKKSGGYRGLGIPTVSDRVAQQVVKSYLEPKVEPSFHQDSYGYRPNKSAHDALAKTVRNCGYYSWVVDLDIRGFFDNIDHELLMKAVRVYTDEKWIIMYIERWLEVGVVREGKVHKREKGTPQGGVISPLLANIFLHFVFDKWMEKHHGNMPFERYCDDAIIHCTTWNQAVFIKNAVTKRMKECKLELNSEKTKIVYCKNSIHRESNPVPVSFTFLGHTFRPLGRPTKNGWKLTYFPCMSQDAKKSVREKVKSVVNRRFMGKLQDIAQRLNAMARGWINYYCVYSRWTVYGLWYWINLKLVRWVMRRKKMGRRRAHQWLRKIYNQNPKLFIHWTLARPY, from the coding sequence ATGATTGATTACTATGAAACAAAGCAACATCCAATCACCAAGAAAATGGTGTTGGATGCTTACCGAAAAGTACGGGCAAATAAGGGGAGTGCCGGGATTGATACGCAGAGTCTGGAACAGTTTGAGGAACGGTTAGCGGATAATCTATATAAGATCTGGAACCGTATGACCTCGGGCAGTTACCATCCCAAAGCAGTAAGGGAGGTGCAAATTCCCAAGAAAAGTGGAGGTTATCGAGGACTCGGAATACCTACGGTGTCAGACCGGGTAGCCCAACAGGTTGTCAAAAGCTATCTTGAACCCAAGGTGGAGCCGAGCTTCCATCAGGACAGCTACGGTTATCGTCCGAACAAGAGTGCGCATGATGCGCTGGCTAAAACGGTGCGGAACTGTGGGTACTACAGCTGGGTTGTGGACCTGGACATCCGTGGCTTCTTCGATAACATCGATCACGAACTACTCATGAAAGCCGTGCGTGTATATACCGATGAGAAATGGATAATCATGTACATCGAACGCTGGCTTGAAGTGGGCGTAGTGCGTGAGGGTAAAGTGCACAAACGAGAAAAAGGGACACCTCAGGGTGGAGTGATAAGTCCCCTGCTGGCCAACATCTTCCTGCACTTCGTTTTCGACAAATGGATGGAAAAGCATCACGGCAATATGCCTTTTGAAAGGTATTGCGATGACGCCATCATCCACTGTACCACTTGGAATCAGGCTGTATTTATCAAGAATGCGGTAACCAAGCGTATGAAGGAGTGCAAACTTGAACTCAACAGCGAGAAAACAAAAATCGTATACTGCAAAAACTCGATCCACAGAGAGTCAAATCCAGTACCGGTTTCGTTCACCTTCCTTGGTCATACATTTCGACCCTTGGGCAGGCCAACCAAAAACGGCTGGAAACTTACGTATTTTCCGTGTATGAGTCAGGATGCGAAGAAATCCGTTCGAGAGAAAGTGAAGAGTGTAGTGAACAGGCGTTTCATGGGAAAGCTGCAAGACATCGCCCAACGCCTGAACGCAATGGCCAGAGGTTGGATTAATTACTACTGTGTGTATTCAAGATGGACGGTGTACGGACTTTGGTATTGGATTAACCTCAAGTTGGTACGATGGGTTATGAGACGTAAAAAGATGGGAAGAAGGAGAGCACATCAGTGGTTGAGGAAAATCTATAACCAGAACCCAAAACTATTCATCCACTGGACGCTTGCCAGACCGTACTAA
- the tnpB gene encoding IS66 family insertion sequence element accessory protein TnpB (TnpB, as the term is used for proteins encoded by IS66 family insertion elements, is considered an accessory protein, since TnpC, encoded by a neighboring gene, is a DDE family transposase.) — MFSLGSSHRFYLYDGHCDMRKSFDGLCGLVTCRMQRQPTSGEVFVFLNRSRTHIKLLHWERGGFVLYYKRLEQGTFGRSTLKKGELSWSDLVLMIEGIQVVSSIQKKRYSLP; from the coding sequence ATGTTTTCATTGGGTTCGAGCCACCGGTTCTACCTCTACGATGGTCATTGTGATATGCGCAAATCATTCGATGGTCTATGCGGACTGGTTACTTGCAGAATGCAGCGTCAGCCTACCAGTGGGGAAGTGTTTGTGTTCCTGAACCGTAGCCGTACCCACATTAAGCTTTTGCACTGGGAACGTGGCGGTTTTGTACTGTATTACAAGCGGCTCGAACAAGGCACTTTTGGCAGGTCTACACTGAAAAAGGGAGAGCTGTCATGGAGCGATTTGGTGCTGATGATCGAAGGGATTCAGGTGGTGAGCAGCATTCAAAAAAAGCGCTATTCACTGCCATAA
- the tnpA gene encoding IS66 family insertion sequence element accessory protein TnpA, protein MSKEDKREHMLWLISDWRASGKSKKQYCLEKGVSSSTFYYWFSRSQSILGYTEGFVEIDRAKPESGAVEIIYPNGVKLRIEPDVRLLSQLIRLY, encoded by the coding sequence ATGAGTAAAGAAGATAAACGGGAACATATGCTGTGGCTGATATCGGATTGGCGGGCAAGTGGGAAGAGTAAGAAGCAATACTGCCTGGAAAAAGGAGTTAGCAGTTCCACATTTTATTATTGGTTTTCCCGCAGCCAAAGCATCTTAGGATACACTGAAGGGTTTGTGGAGATTGATCGGGCTAAGCCTGAGAGCGGAGCGGTAGAGATTATTTACCCCAATGGAGTAAAGTTGAGAATAGAGCCGGATGTACGTCTGTTGTCACAGTTGATCCGTTTGTACTGA